One window of Chitinophagaceae bacterium genomic DNA carries:
- the gcvH gene encoding glycine cleavage system protein GcvH — protein MNFPDNLKYTKEHEWVKVEGDIATVGITDFAQRELGDIVYVEIETEGESLEQDDVFGSVEAVKTVSELFMPVSGEVIEINSDIEDAPESVNEDPYGKGWLIKIKMSDKNEVDSLMDVKEYKELVEG, from the coding sequence ATGAATTTTCCGGATAATTTGAAGTACACAAAAGAGCATGAATGGGTTAAAGTTGAAGGTGACATAGCCACTGTCGGAATTACAGACTTTGCTCAAAGGGAATTGGGAGATATTGTTTATGTTGAAATAGAAACAGAGGGAGAATCGCTTGAGCAGGATGATGTTTTTGGTTCAGTAGAAGCGGTAAAGACAGTATCGGAGTTATTTATGCCGGTAAGTGGTGAGGTGATTGAGATTAATTCTGACATTGAAGACGCTCCGGAATCTGTAAATGAAGATCCCTATGGGAAAGGTTGGTTAATAAAAATAAAAATGTCTGACAAAAATGAAGTGGATTCATTAATGGATGTAAAAGAATATAAAGAACTGGTGGAGGGTTGA